The Streptomyces sp. NBC_01268 genome segment CGATGCGGGCCGCCGACCCCAAGGTCCTCGTCGGGTACAGCGACGTCACCGCCCTCCACGAGGCCTTCGCCACCCGGCTCGGCCTCGCCACCCTGCACGGCCCCATGGTGGCGGCCGCCGCCTTCCTCCAGGACCCGCACACCCGCGAGTCCCTGCGGGCCACCCTCTTCGAGCCCGAGTCGGTGCGCACCCTCGCCACGGCGACGGCCGGCGCCCTGGTGCCGGGCCGGGCCCGCGGCGTCACCCTCGGCGGCTGCGTCAGCCTGCTCGCGGCCGAGCTCGGCACCCCGCACGCCCGGCCCTCCGCCCGGGGAGGGCTGCTCCTCCTGGAGGACGTGGGGGAGGAGCCGTACCGACTGGACCGGATCCTCACCCAACTGCTGCGCTCCGGCTGGCTGGACGGGGTCGCCGGGATCGGGCTCGGGTCCTGGGAGGAGTGCGGCCCGTACGAGGAGGTGCGCGCGGTGCTCGCCGACCGGCTGGGCGGGCTCGGGGTCCCCGTCGTCGAGCGGATGGGCTTCGGGCACGAGGCGAGCGCGCCGACCGTTCCGTTCGGGATCCCCGCGGTGCTGGACGCGGAGGCGGGGACGCTC includes the following:
- a CDS encoding S66 peptidase family protein; protein product: MTPHTDPPATGPVPALTRPPRLRPGARVAVVAPSGPIPEDRLRAGLDILRGWDLDPVVAPHVLDTHPGLGYLAGADEARARDLTEAWCDPDVSAVFCARGGYGAQRMADLVDWAAMRAADPKVLVGYSDVTALHEAFATRLGLATLHGPMVAAAAFLQDPHTRESLRATLFEPESVRTLATATAGALVPGRARGVTLGGCVSLLAAELGTPHARPSARGGLLLLEDVGEEPYRLDRILTQLLRSGWLDGVAGIGLGSWEECGPYEEVRAVLADRLGGLGVPVVERMGFGHEASAPTVPFGIPAVLDAEAGTLTLEVPALR